From Panthera uncia isolate 11264 chromosome E1, Puncia_PCG_1.0, whole genome shotgun sequence, one genomic window encodes:
- the WBP2 gene encoding WW domain-binding protein 2 isoform X1: protein MALNKNHSEGGGVIVNNTESILMSYDHVELTFSDMKNVPEAFKGTKKGTVYLTPYRVVFLSKGRDAMQSFMMPFYLMKDCEIKQPVFGANYIKGTVKAEAGGGWEGSAPYKLTFTAGGAIEFGQRMLQVASQASRGEAPNGAYGYSYMPSGAYVFPPPVANGMYPCPPGYPYPPPPPEFYPGPPMMDGAMGYVQPPPPPYPGPMEPPVSGPDVPSTPAAEAKAAEAAASAYYNPGNPHNVYMPTTQPPPPPYYPPEDKKTQ, encoded by the exons ATGGCGCTCAACAAGAATCACTCGGAGGGCGGCGGAGTGATCGTCAACAACACAGAGAG CATCCTGATGTCTTATGACCATGTGGAACTTACATTCAGTGATATGAAGAACGTGCCCGAGGCCTTCAAAGGGACCAAGAAAGGCACCGTCTACCTTACCCCTTACCGG GTTGTCTTTCTGTCCAAAGGAAGGGATGCCATGCAGTCCTTCATGATGCCCTTTTATCTGATgaaggactgtgagatcaagcaACCTGTGTTTGGTGCAAACTACATCAAGGGAACAGTGAAGGCTGAAGCAGGAG GTGGCTGGGAAGGCTCTGCGCCGTACAAGTTGACCTTCACGGCAGGGGGAGCCATCGAGTTTGGACAACGGATGCTACAGGTGGCATCTCAAG CCTCCCGAGGTGAAGCCCCCAATGGAGCCTATGGGTATTCTTACATGCCCAGCGGGGCCTATGTCTTTCCCCCGCCAGTCGCCAATGGAATGTACCCCTGCCCTCCTGGCTACCCCTATCCACCGCCCCCACCTG AGTTCTATCCAGGACCCCCCATGATGGACGGGGCCATGGGATATGTGCAGCCCCCACCACCGCCCTATCCTGGGCCCATGGAACCTCCGGTCAGCGGCCCTGATGTCCCTTCTACCCCTGCAG CTGAAGCCAAGGCGGCAGAGGCGGCTGCCAGCGCCTATTACAACCCGGGCAACCCACACAACGTCTACATGCCCACG accCAGCCTCCGCCACCTCCCTACTACCCCCCGGAAGATAAGAAGACCCAGTag
- the WBP2 gene encoding WW domain-binding protein 2 isoform X3, with product MALNKNHSEGGGVIVNNTESILMSYDHVELTFSDMKNVPEAFKGTKKGTVYLTPYRVVFLSKGRDAMQSFMMPFYLMKDCEIKQPVFGANYIKGTVKAEAGGGWEGSAPYKLTFTAGGAIEFGQRMLQVASQEFYPGPPMMDGAMGYVQPPPPPYPGPMEPPVSGPDVPSTPAAEAKAAEAAASAYYNPGNPHNVYMPTTQPPPPPYYPPEDKKTQ from the exons ATGGCGCTCAACAAGAATCACTCGGAGGGCGGCGGAGTGATCGTCAACAACACAGAGAG CATCCTGATGTCTTATGACCATGTGGAACTTACATTCAGTGATATGAAGAACGTGCCCGAGGCCTTCAAAGGGACCAAGAAAGGCACCGTCTACCTTACCCCTTACCGG GTTGTCTTTCTGTCCAAAGGAAGGGATGCCATGCAGTCCTTCATGATGCCCTTTTATCTGATgaaggactgtgagatcaagcaACCTGTGTTTGGTGCAAACTACATCAAGGGAACAGTGAAGGCTGAAGCAGGAG GTGGCTGGGAAGGCTCTGCGCCGTACAAGTTGACCTTCACGGCAGGGGGAGCCATCGAGTTTGGACAACGGATGCTACAGGTGGCATCTCAAG AGTTCTATCCAGGACCCCCCATGATGGACGGGGCCATGGGATATGTGCAGCCCCCACCACCGCCCTATCCTGGGCCCATGGAACCTCCGGTCAGCGGCCCTGATGTCCCTTCTACCCCTGCAG CTGAAGCCAAGGCGGCAGAGGCGGCTGCCAGCGCCTATTACAACCCGGGCAACCCACACAACGTCTACATGCCCACG accCAGCCTCCGCCACCTCCCTACTACCCCCCGGAAGATAAGAAGACCCAGTag
- the WBP2 gene encoding WW domain-binding protein 2 isoform X2, with amino-acid sequence MSYDHVELTFSDMKNVPEAFKGTKKGTVYLTPYRVVFLSKGRDAMQSFMMPFYLMKDCEIKQPVFGANYIKGTVKAEAGGGWEGSAPYKLTFTAGGAIEFGQRMLQVASQASRGEAPNGAYGYSYMPSGAYVFPPPVANGMYPCPPGYPYPPPPPEFYPGPPMMDGAMGYVQPPPPPYPGPMEPPVSGPDVPSTPAAEAKAAEAAASAYYNPGNPHNVYMPTTQPPPPPYYPPEDKKTQ; translated from the exons ATGTCTTATGACCATGTGGAACTTACATTCAGTGATATGAAGAACGTGCCCGAGGCCTTCAAAGGGACCAAGAAAGGCACCGTCTACCTTACCCCTTACCGG GTTGTCTTTCTGTCCAAAGGAAGGGATGCCATGCAGTCCTTCATGATGCCCTTTTATCTGATgaaggactgtgagatcaagcaACCTGTGTTTGGTGCAAACTACATCAAGGGAACAGTGAAGGCTGAAGCAGGAG GTGGCTGGGAAGGCTCTGCGCCGTACAAGTTGACCTTCACGGCAGGGGGAGCCATCGAGTTTGGACAACGGATGCTACAGGTGGCATCTCAAG CCTCCCGAGGTGAAGCCCCCAATGGAGCCTATGGGTATTCTTACATGCCCAGCGGGGCCTATGTCTTTCCCCCGCCAGTCGCCAATGGAATGTACCCCTGCCCTCCTGGCTACCCCTATCCACCGCCCCCACCTG AGTTCTATCCAGGACCCCCCATGATGGACGGGGCCATGGGATATGTGCAGCCCCCACCACCGCCCTATCCTGGGCCCATGGAACCTCCGGTCAGCGGCCCTGATGTCCCTTCTACCCCTGCAG CTGAAGCCAAGGCGGCAGAGGCGGCTGCCAGCGCCTATTACAACCCGGGCAACCCACACAACGTCTACATGCCCACG accCAGCCTCCGCCACCTCCCTACTACCCCCCGGAAGATAAGAAGACCCAGTag